The region CTAGGTCTCTTTGTAACGTGGATGCTCGCAGCGAACGTCACGACACCAGCGACTAGAACAACACCATCGGCGCACTACCCATCGCAGTTGCCCGTCAACGCGGCTGCCACGTTGGCTACCTACCAGGCCTCGCCATGCGAAAAGCCGCGGACCTCTACCCTGACCAAGCAAAAACCGACAGACGCGACGCGCTCACTCATCGCCGATACTGCACGAACCATGCCGCACACCTTGCGGGCGGTTGACCGAAACAGCGAAGTACTCGCGGCCCTGAAGATGCTGTCCGGTTTCGACGATGACACCGCTCGTGACTGCACCAGAACCATCAACAGGCTACGCAGCGTTCTCACCCAAATCTACCCCAGCCTGGAGCGTATTTTCGCAGGCAGCACGCTCACCCGCAGCCCAGTACTGGACTTACTCATCCATTACAAAAGCCCCACAGGACTGAAAAAGGCTGGCCGCAGCCGGGTTCTAACATGGCTATCCAGAAGAACCCATCACAACCCAGACATACTGGTCGATAACATTTTCACCGCACTAGCAGCACAAACCGTCACCGTTCCTGGAACACAAGCAGCCAAGCTTGTCATACCACAGCTAGCAGCCAACATTAAAACGCTCAAGGCCCAGCGCGATACTATCGCCGGCCAGGTTGAAGACATGCTGGAGGATTTCCCTCTTTCCGAGGTCTTGGATCGAGTATGCCGGGGATCGACCATCAAGACCGCGGCACAGATCCTGCTTTCCATCGGTGATGGATCCGACTTCGCATCCTCTTGCCACCTCGCAGCCTATGCAGGCAATGCCCCAGTGACACGAAGATCAGGCTCATCAATACGAGGAGAATTCCCCGCCCGAGCAGGAAACAAGCGGCTGAAAACGCCACAATGCCGCAGTCATATGTTTGGCACGACGACGGTGCAACGTCATCTTCGCGATGATGAAGAACAAGGAGTTCTTCCGCGAAATCCCAGCCCGCCCAGTCGCCGCATAGCAGTAAACAAAAATAGCCGACCAGAAATTATGCTAGTCGGCTAAATTGGCCTGCCCCGAAAACACCCCTATGGTTGCACTCGCGAGTAGCAAGTCAGAGCTTGACAAAAACATAGAGACACCCCCTAGCGAAACTATTCGGCGTGGAACGCCCACATGATGCCGAAGGGATCGAGAATCTGGCCGTAGTGGGAGCCCCACGGGGCCTTCATAAACGGCATCTTGACGCTGGATCCGGACTGCAGGAACTTCGCAATGAGCTCTTCAGCCTCTGCGACAGTCTCGCACTGAATCATGAACGAGTAGACCTCTGATTCCAGGCTGGGCAAGCTCTCGCCGATGCCGTCTCCGCCGGTGATGCGAATCCACCCGGCATCGAGAAGACCGTGCGCTAAAGCGCCCTCCGGAGGGGTGAAGGGGAACGGACTTTCCTGCCCCTCCCCGACCTCGGGGTAGTCCTGCAAGTGCAGTTCACCGCCGAAAATCGACTGATAGTACGCGAATGCCTTGCGTCCGTTGCCCCGAAAACTGATGTACGGGAAAAAGACTTTAGCCATGCGGGAATCCTAAACGCCTAAACGCTGTCGAGCCAGCGCACGACGTCCGCAAAAACCTCGTCACGGTTAATCTCATTCAGAATCTCGTGGCGTGCCCCCTCGTACACGGCGAAGCGCAATCGTTCTTTGCCCGCGTTGCGGTACTTGCCCACGACCTCGGCGACCGCACCCGCGCCCCCCACCGGATCCTCCGCCCCGGAGATAATCAAAAGAGGCAGGTCGGCCGGGCAGTTCTGGTACGCCGCGAGAGAGTTCGCCCGGCGCGTGCCCACCATCAGATCCCGGAAGAACACGTTCGTGGGAACGAAGCCACACTGCGGGTCGGCGACGTAGGCATCCACTACCGCCCGGTCGCGGGAGAGCCAATCAAAGTCCGTGCGCCCTTCCAGCCCATCATTGAACCCGGCGAACGTCGCCGCGTTGAGCAGGCGTCCCTTCGACTTCGGCGCCACGCGGGCCAGCAGCTCCGCCAGCATCAGCCCCGCATCGCCCTTGCCCGCAGGCCAAATTGCCGTACCGACAACAATCGCACCCGCCAGCCCCTTACCGTGGCGCGACAGGTAATCGCGGAGCAGCAACGACCCCATCGAATGACCGAGAAGGAAATGCGGCACACCCGGGTACTCACCATCTACCCATTCACGTACGGCGTGGACGTCGTCAAGCACCACCGACCAGCCGTCAGCAGCGGCGAAAAACCCCGGCAGCCCCTCGTCGGTGGAGGTCTCCCCGTGGCCGTGGTGATCGTGGATGACCACGGCGAACCCCTGCGCGATCAGGTACTCGGCGAGCTCGGCGTAACGGCGCGAATGCTCGACCATGCCATGCAGCAACTGCACCACGGCCTTCGGCGCGCCATCAGCGGGAGCCCAGCGCAGCACATTGAGGGAGGCTCCGGGGCGGGAAAGGGAGATTTTCTCAGCGACAGTCACGTTGCACGCCTTTCGAATGACACTAGGTACAGATTGGAACTTTTATAGAATGGGAACGTTACCGGGAAAAGCCCGGCCACCCCGCCAAGCTTAGTCGGCGGGCCCCGCTTCCAGCGTCGATTTCGCGCTGATGGCCCCAAGGAGGTTCGCGCCAGATGCGCGACAGTGACAGCACGCGGGTGCTCGCTCCGCCCCGCAGTTTCCGCGAGCAATTCCGTGCGATCCACAAAATACGTGTCGGACGGATGAGTAATCTGTGGTTATACGTCAGGTACCAACTCCTGTCGAAGCTTCTGGTGTCTATCGTGGTGTTTCCGGCCTATAACTGGGCACTTCGCAAACTGATTGGCGCCACAGGTCGCTCGACAATTAATTCCAGCGATGTAATGGGATTTCTATGGTCGATTCAGGGCGCGGTGGCGGTGTTGCTCAGCGCGGCTTTTGTTTTGCTTGTAATGTGCCTGGATATCGCGGCGTTCGTGCAACTGGAGCTCCGCCGCCTCCAGGGTGAGCCACTGCCCACCGCCCGCCGCATGTTGCTCGACGCGCTGCGCCTGTACCCGCGATTTCTGCACCCCGGTTCGCTGGTGCTGCTCGCCTACGTTGTCATCCTGATTCCGCTGGTCGGCTTCGGTCCCGAGCCGAGTGTGCTGGAATGGCTGAAGATCCCAAACTTCGTCATGGACGTCATCATCCACAATCCGGCGTACCTCACCGCCTACGTTGTGGCCATTGCGCTGCTGGGCGTGCTGTCGTTTTTCCTGCTCGCGACGTTCCCGGCGATGCTGGTCCACGGCCACTCCCCCTGGGGCGCGATGCGCGAGTCCTTGCGCTACATGCGCCGCTACTGGCTGATTAACCTGGTGTGGCTTGTCATCTACCTGGTGACGGTCCTGCTGATTGTCGGTGTCACGCTCGCCGTGTTGGGCGGGATCTCGCTGTGGGGCATCCCACTGGTCGCCGAGTCGCTGCTGACCATCCGCTTCACGACGCTTCTCGCCGCCCTCATCGCCGCCGGCGCCGTCGGTCTAATCCTCCTTTTCCTCACCCCCAGCATGTTGCGCGAGCTCACCCGGGTCTACGCCGTGCTTCACGACGATTCCCCGGTGCGCCCCGAGCCCTGCATCTCCACGGCGAGCACGGAGGACCGGCAGGCCCGCCCACGGTTATTTGCGGCCGTCGTAGTTGCGGTGGCGGGGTCTGTTATCGCTGCCGGAATCGGTGCCTGGAACTTCGATGATTTGTTCCGCTCGGAGGCGAAAATCGAGGTAGTGGCGCATCGCGGTGGTGGCGACTTGGACGCTGAGAACACCGTGAAGGGGTTGGAGGCTGCTGCAGCAATTGGCGCGCAGTGGTCCGAAATTGATGTGCAGCGCACCGCCGACGGCGCGTATGTAATCAACCACGACTCCACTTTTGCAAGGGTCGCGGGCGAGAGCCGCGCCGCCGAGGACATGACGCTGGCAGAAATTAAGTCATTGCAGGTCGAGAACGGTTTTGCCCCTTCTTCTCCGTCGCGGCCCGTTGCGACCTTGGAGGATATGCTCACAGCGGCGAAGGGAAAAATTCGTCTGTTTGTCGAGCTCAAGGGGGCCACCGCCGATCGACGTATGGTCGACGACGTGGCTGCGCTTATTCGTCAGCACAGCATGGAAAAAGAGGCTGCAATAATCAGTTTGGATCAGGGACTCATCGAATACGCAGAGCAAAAGAACCCTGACCTTTTAACAGGATTTCTATACTTCTTCGCAGTCGGCGACACCGAGAATCTACCCGCTGACTACCTCATGATGGAAGAACAGGTTGCCACCGAAACTGAATTGTTGCGCCTCAATGATGCCGGGAAGAAGACGGTGGTTTGGACGGTTAACACGGAGGCTTCTATCGCTAAGTACACCGTGTCTTCCGTTGGCGGCATAATAACCGACCATCCACAGCAGGTCATTCAAGCTCTGACAGAGCGAAGCCTGCGCTCCGACCTCGAACTTATTGTGGAGCAAGTCCTTAATTTCGGGTAGATAGCGTGCGCTACAGTCACCAGCCAGCGCTAAAGTGCCCGAGGACCAGCGCCGACCCCAGCCATCCGAAGCCGCAGGTGAAATAGCTAAAGGCCTCGGGATCGATGGAAAAGCCCATTCCCGTGTCGGCAAGGTATCCACCGTTGCCGCTGCGCGGTCTACTTCGACGGACTATGCCGACGAAAAGTCCCGCCGCGACAGTTACACTCCACAAACATGCTGATGCCGACATCGGATTCCCAGCAACCACCGTGGTGACGATAGCGCCCGCCACTGCCATCACCATGGCGACCGCCTTCGGCAAGGGCGATACCACCCCGAGTTCGGATACGTCCGCTGCCCTGCAAACTCCCGCAGAGCCAATCATCCAGAAGACCAAAAGCACAATTGCGACAGCGCCCGGGGACAATTCCGCGAGCCCAATCGCCAGAAAAACTGCGCTTCCTATCAATAGTCCCAGATAGGAACGACGTCGAAGCCGACGGAGGAAAATCTGGAACAAATTGCTCGAAGCTGAGGACGAACGAGTCTTGCACCACGTCGCGGCAATCGCCTTCGAAGCCACCTCTGAGTCGCGCAGGTACAGCGAAGCCGAATAAAACACGCGCGAATCACCTGCACGCAGAATCTGCGACAGGCGAAATCTTCGCCGCAATCCCAGCGCGAACCTCAGCAGCATCGCGACAGCTGCGCAGCCAGCAGCAGCCACAAATGTTTCCAGGCCTAGTACCCAATGATGCGCAATCCCGATCAACGCACCGAAAACGCCTGTAGTCAGTATCTGCCCGACTGCTACCGAGTCAACCAGGCTGAGCCTGCCCCGGGGCCGGTCCCGATAAACCCACGCCTCGCGACTAACCGCCTGCAGCGGCAGCATCTTCTCAGCTACGAAAACGACAGTGACCAGCCCAATAATCGCACAACCAAACTGAACTGGAGCCGGGATACTCCGCACCAGCCCGCCCGCGAACTCTTCCTGCCGGGATAGCCAGCCTGTTGTTGCATATAGAATCTGCAGCAGCATTCCGACCGCGATGAGGTAGACCGTCAGGTCGCCCACCACACTAAGCGCTGTGGTCAGGCCTGCTTTACGACGCCATCTTTCCATTTCCGCTGTCGCCATCACGCTGCGGGCTCCAACTCGATCAGCTGATTGCAACGTGTGGCGATAACGGAACTGTGAGTGGCGACCACGACCAACCGCTTTCTTTTAGCTAATTCAGCGAGAATATCGGCTACAAAGTCTTGCCACGAGGAGTCAAGGTGCCGCTCTGGTTCATCGATGAGAAGCACGGGAGCAGTCGACAGCTCCAGCTGCGAGGCGAGAAAAACTCGTTGCCTCTGTCCGCTGGAAAGATCTTTTGGGGAGATCCCCAGCAGGGCATCCAGTCTCCACCGGTCGACGACCACATCCCACATCGAAGGTAGCCGCTTCGCAGCACGTCCTAGCAGCGCCAAGTGTTCGCCAACGGTTAGGTCGGGGAGGAAAACTGGCTCTGCAACGTGGACTATTTTGCCGATACTCGCACGGGACCCACTATCGATGACGGCATTAACTCGAGCGCTATTCCCCGTCAAGCCGGGCGCACTTGGAATGAGCTCAACCGAACCCGACAGTGGCTCCAGCTCCCCCGCAAGTGTTTTAAGTAGCGTCGACTTTCCCGCCCCGTTGGGTCCGACGAGGCCGTAGAGGTTGCCGTCGGCAAGCGTCGTTTCGAGCGACCCCA is a window of Corynebacterium lactis RW2-5 DNA encoding:
- a CDS encoding VOC family protein: MAKVFFPYISFRGNGRKAFAYYQSIFGGELHLQDYPEVGEGQESPFPFTPPEGALAHGLLDAGWIRITGGDGIGESLPSLESEVYSFMIQCETVAEAEELIAKFLQSGSSVKMPFMKAPWGSHYGQILDPFGIMWAFHAE
- a CDS encoding alpha/beta hydrolase, giving the protein MTVAEKISLSRPGASLNVLRWAPADGAPKAVVQLLHGMVEHSRRYAELAEYLIAQGFAVVIHDHHGHGETSTDEGLPGFFAAADGWSVVLDDVHAVREWVDGEYPGVPHFLLGHSMGSLLLRDYLSRHGKGLAGAIVVGTAIWPAGKGDAGLMLAELLARVAPKSKGRLLNAATFAGFNDGLEGRTDFDWLSRDRAVVDAYVADPQCGFVPTNVFFRDLMVGTRRANSLAAYQNCPADLPLLIISGAEDPVGGAGAVAEVVGKYRNAGKERLRFAVYEGARHEILNEINRDEVFADVVRWLDSV
- a CDS encoding ABC transporter ATP-binding protein, whose product is MTFHLNADCTYGYVFPVGSLETTLADGNLYGLVGPNGAGKSTLLKTLAGELEPLSGSVELIPSAPGLTGNSARVNAVIDSGSRASIGKIVHVAEPVFLPDLTVGEHLALLGRAAKRLPSMWDVVVDRWRLDALLGISPKDLSSGQRQRVFLASQLELSTAPVLLIDEPERHLDSSWQDFVADILAELAKRKRLVVVATHSSVIATRCNQLIELEPAA
- a CDS encoding glycerophosphodiester phosphodiesterase family protein, yielding MRDSDSTRVLAPPRSFREQFRAIHKIRVGRMSNLWLYVRYQLLSKLLVSIVVFPAYNWALRKLIGATGRSTINSSDVMGFLWSIQGAVAVLLSAAFVLLVMCLDIAAFVQLELRRLQGEPLPTARRMLLDALRLYPRFLHPGSLVLLAYVVILIPLVGFGPEPSVLEWLKIPNFVMDVIIHNPAYLTAYVVAIALLGVLSFFLLATFPAMLVHGHSPWGAMRESLRYMRRYWLINLVWLVIYLVTVLLIVGVTLAVLGGISLWGIPLVAESLLTIRFTTLLAALIAAGAVGLILLFLTPSMLRELTRVYAVLHDDSPVRPEPCISTASTEDRQARPRLFAAVVVAVAGSVIAAGIGAWNFDDLFRSEAKIEVVAHRGGGDLDAENTVKGLEAAAAIGAQWSEIDVQRTADGAYVINHDSTFARVAGESRAAEDMTLAEIKSLQVENGFAPSSPSRPVATLEDMLTAAKGKIRLFVELKGATADRRMVDDVAALIRQHSMEKEAAIISLDQGLIEYAEQKNPDLLTGFLYFFAVGDTENLPADYLMMEEQVATETELLRLNDAGKKTVVWTVNTEASIAKYTVSSVGGIITDHPQQVIQALTERSLRSDLELIVEQVLNFG